From the genome of Impatiens glandulifera chromosome 9, dImpGla2.1, whole genome shotgun sequence, one region includes:
- the LOC124913809 gene encoding uncharacterized protein LOC124913809, translated as MGPGSKFYFQKYIQTSLEDDFKTVVGVSHVLWASFVIFLLLNINDNLGGWNRASSYYEKNGYGNHPKTLQTEKENFELALEVDNSNKQARGAALLVEAAVWVIQMHNMN; from the exons ATGGGTCCAGGAAGTAAATTTTACTTCCAAAAGTATATCCAAACGTCATTGGAGGATGATTTCAAAACAGTTGTAGGAGTAAG tCATGTCTTGTGGGCGTCATTTGTGATCTTCTTGCTCCTGAATATTAATG ATAATCTTGGTGGTTGGAACAGAGCTTCAagttattatgaaaaaaatggcTATGGAAATCACCCAAAGACATTGCAGACGGAAAAGGAGAATTTTGAGTTAGCCCTGGAGGTTgacaattcaaataaacaagCTAG AGGGGCTGCTTTATTGGTTGAAGCTGCAGTATGGGTGATCCAGATGCACAATATGAACTAG